The sequence CCCGCCGGACCCTCGATGTGCCCACCGGGGACCTCACGGCCCGGATCACCACCCAGACCGCGGACGCCGCGGCCGCGCCCACTACCGCGGCCGGGTCCGTCGCGGGAGCCCTGCTGCCGGTCGGCGCGGTCGTCGGACTCCTGCTCATCGACCCCTGGACGGCGGCCGCCCTGCTTCTCGGCGCCCCCCTGCTCATCGCGCTGCTGCGCACCTTCACCCGCCGCACCGCCGACGCGAACGCCGACTATCAGCGCGCGCAGGCGCTCATCGCCGACCGTCTCACGGAGGCACTCGACGGCGCCGAAACCATCCGCGCGGCCCGCACCGGGGCACGGGAGTACCGGCGCGTCCTCGAACCACTCGGGGCACTCGCGGACCACGGACGCCGTACCTGGGCCGTGTACGGAAAGGCGTCCGGCCAGAGCGCCCTGCTGCTGCCCCTGCTCATGCTGCTGGTGCTGGCGGTCGGCGGGCTGCGGCTCGACGCGGGCGCGATCGGCGTCGGTGACCTGGTCGCCGCCGCCCGCTACGCCGGCCTGGTCGTCGGCATCGGCTCGCTGACGGGTGCGCTCAGCTCGCTCGCGCGCAGCCGGGCGGCCGCCGACCGCCTCGATCCCCTCCTGGCCCTGCCGCCCGTGCCGCACCGCTCACTGGGTCCGGTGGACGGCGCCCCGGGAAGGCTGGAACTGCGCGACGTGGGCGTCGGACGCGAGGGGCGCCCGCTGTTGAGCGGAGTCGGCCTCGTCGTCCCCGGCGGCTCCTCCCTGGCCGTCGTCGGCCGCTCGGGCTCGGGCAAGTCGGTGCTCGCCGCCGTGGCGGGACGGCTGATGGACCCGGACACCGGCACCGTACTGCTGGACGGCGTCCCCATGGACGGCATGGAGCCGGGCCGCCTGCGCCATGAGGTCACCTATGCCTTCGCCCGGCCCGCCCTGCCCGGCCGCACCGTCGGGGAGACGATCGCCTTCGGGGCCCGTACCGCCTCGAACGAGGAGGTACGCTCCGCCGCGCGCGAGGCCCGCGCCGACGCCTTCGTGGCGCTGCTCCCGCAGGGGTACGCCACCCCCCTCACGGACGCCCCGCTGTCCGGCGGGGAACGCCAACGCCTCGGTCTGGCCCGCGCCTTCGCGCATCCGGGCCGTCTCATGATCCTGGACGACGCGCTGTCCAGCCTCGACACCGTGACCGAGCATCATGTGCAACGCGCGCTCGCCGGGCGAGCCGGCAGCAGCACCCGTGTCATCGTCGCCCACCGGCTCTCCTCGGCCGCGCGGGCGGACCGGGTCGCGTGGCTGGAGGACGGCCGGGTCCGGGCGACGGGCCCGCACCACGTGCTCTGGGCCGATCCGGACTACCGGGCCTTGTTCCGTACTGATCCTCCCGACGCCTCCGCGCTGCCGGGACCGGACGAACCTCCGTCCTCCACCACCGCCCGGCCCGACCCTGCGGACAGGGCGGCGAACCGATGACGGCGTCCGGGCAGGCAACTGCCGCGAGTCGGGCGGGCCACGGGGCCCTGACCAGGGTGGCGGGAGACGCGCGGCCCTTCCTGAGGGCCCGCACCGGCGTCCTGCTCAGGCTGTCCGGCTGGTCCCTGCTGGAGTTCGTCCAGACCTTCCTCAGCGGGTTCGGTGTCGCCAAGGCGCTCGACCAGGGATTCCTCGCCGGGCACCCCGCGACAGGACTGCTCTGGCTGGGCGTCGCGGGCGCGGCCACGCTGCCGGCCCAGTTCGCCACCCGCCAGGTGTTCGGACGCCTCGCGGATCTGGTGGAGCCGCTGCGTGACGGCCTCGTGCGGCGCGCGGTGTCCCGGGCACTGTCCGGCGCGCTCGCGCAGCCCTTCGGTGTCACCACCCGTTCGCTCTCCCAGGTCACCCACCAGAGCGAGATCGCCCGGGACGGCTGGGCGGGACTCGTCCTGACCCTGCGGTCCTTCGTGTTCACGGCGGCGGGGGCGGTGCTCGGCCTGCTGGCGCTGGAGCCCGGACTCCTGCTCCTCGTACTGCCCCCGTTGCTGCTCGGTGGCGCCCTGTTCGCCGCGACCCTGCGGCCGATGGCGGCCCGCCAGCGCGACTACCTCGCCGCGGACGAGGCGTACGCCGCGCACACGGGGGAACTGTCCGCCGCGCTGCGCGACATCGCCGCTGCGGGAGGGGGCGAGCGAATGGTGGCGGAGTCCCGGTCACTGGCCGAGGCGCAGGCCCGTGCGGCCCGGTCACTGGCCCGCTGGTCCGGGGTCCGGGTGCTGGCGCTCGCCCTGTGCGGCCGCTTCCCGCCGCTCCTGCTGCTGCTCGGCTCCCCCTGGCTGCTGCGCGACGGGCTCACGCCCGGCGCGCTGGTCGGCGCGCTGACCTATCTCACCCAGGCCCTGGCACCGGCGGTCCAAGCGCTCATGACGATGCTCGCCACCGTCGGCGGCCGGCTCGTCGTGGTGCTGGACCGATTCACGGACGCACCCCCGCCACCGGAACCGGACCATGAAGCCGCACGCCCCGCACCGGTGAACTCCGGGGCTCAGTGCCCCCGACCCGCAGACCGCGCCCGCCCGGACACCACGGGCCGCGCCGGCCCGGACCGGCACGCGGGGCCGCGTCCCCCGGTCGCCGAGCTGCGCGAGGTCACCTTCGC is a genomic window of Streptomyces sp. NBC_01237 containing:
- a CDS encoding ABC transporter ATP-binding protein, with amino-acid sequence MRPNPPAGAALAPVPDRRRTASRERAGHPPPPSGARPLELARLRPAALVCLLLCSTGGALAALALPAALGHTVDRLIVGGPVPWSGLLLCAALTLAETACDAGAAVVGTSTTARLTAALRTRTVARVLAAEPRRTLDVPTGDLTARITTQTADAAAAPTTAAGSVAGALLPVGAVVGLLLIDPWTAAALLLGAPLLIALLRTFTRRTADANADYQRAQALIADRLTEALDGAETIRAARTGAREYRRVLEPLGALADHGRRTWAVYGKASGQSALLLPLLMLLVLAVGGLRLDAGAIGVGDLVAAARYAGLVVGIGSLTGALSSLARSRAAADRLDPLLALPPVPHRSLGPVDGAPGRLELRDVGVGREGRPLLSGVGLVVPGGSSLAVVGRSGSGKSVLAAVAGRLMDPDTGTVLLDGVPMDGMEPGRLRHEVTYAFARPALPGRTVGETIAFGARTASNEEVRSAAREARADAFVALLPQGYATPLTDAPLSGGERQRLGLARAFAHPGRLMILDDALSSLDTVTEHHVQRALAGRAGSSTRVIVAHRLSSAARADRVAWLEDGRVRATGPHHVLWADPDYRALFRTDPPDASALPGPDEPPSSTTARPDPADRAANR
- a CDS encoding ABC transporter ATP-binding protein; translated protein: MTASGQATAASRAGHGALTRVAGDARPFLRARTGVLLRLSGWSLLEFVQTFLSGFGVAKALDQGFLAGHPATGLLWLGVAGAATLPAQFATRQVFGRLADLVEPLRDGLVRRAVSRALSGALAQPFGVTTRSLSQVTHQSEIARDGWAGLVLTLRSFVFTAAGAVLGLLALEPGLLLLVLPPLLLGGALFAATLRPMAARQRDYLAADEAYAAHTGELSAALRDIAAAGGGERMVAESRSLAEAQARAARSLARWSGVRVLALALCGRFPPLLLLLGSPWLLRDGLTPGALVGALTYLTQALAPAVQALMTMLATVGGRLVVVLDRFTDAPPPPEPDHEAARPAPVNSGAQCPRPADRARPDTTGRAGPDRHAGPRPPVAELREVTFAYGPAAQPVLDQLSLRIGRGEHLAVIGPSGSGKSTLAAVLAGVEPPTRGAVRWHGRPAHRGDASSVRVLLPQRAYVFTGSLRENLCYLRPDARACEIAAMIDALGLDPLVSRLGSLDAAVAPALLSQGERQLIALGRAYLTDVPLLILDEATSRLDPSAETRAELAFAARPGALVVVAHRLSSAHRAGRILVMDGARIQCGTPTDLLRDSALYRDLNGLWTPEQPERP